Genomic DNA from Xyrauchen texanus isolate HMW12.3.18 chromosome 28, RBS_HiC_50CHRs, whole genome shotgun sequence:
CagaagtgctgatgtagggccataccgCACTcctgcgagtgtgatattgcgtatatatatatatatatatatatatatatatatatatatatatatatatatatatatatatatatcgttaatCATTGGGAAAATCTTCCGATTATCGGTGCTTGAAAAATACATCAATCCCAAGCCTACCTAAAAgtaaccaatagtgtcagaaaaagcaaatgtgaggagAAAAAACATTGGGTTACTGCTATAttgagttttaaaataaataaaaccgcCCTCCCAACCATACATAAACCTAAACTAAACTGATATTGAAAAGTAATAAAAGTCATTGCCTGcattgtttatttcaccaggaaaccgcTGTGATATGTACAACCATCCATGTAAAATTATATTGCAAAACATAGGTAAcgtgattctgtgagaccaggttggttATTGGTGTGAAGAGATTCAAAGTCCAAAAGTGTGACAAAACTGTGTCACCCAACTGGCATGACGACAGAAACAGAAGTGGCCATGACGCAATGCACAGCAAAGAGCCTATGCGCAGAGCATGTTTACTAGTATGACCCACTGCACTATGCAAACCACAACACCTGcatgaaacaagatgcagtttgttttgtttttcttacaATTTTCAAACCAATATATTCAAGCAGCTATCATTTGGATGGACCAGCCTTCAATCTGGATGAACCAGTGCCGACTTGGTACTTATGTGGACTTGCCTTTGatttatacagtcaggtccataaatattgggacatcgacacaattctaatcttttagaattctatacaccaccacaatggatttgaaatgaaacgaacaagatgtgctttaactgcagactttcagctttaatttgagggtatttacatccaaatcaggtgaacggtgtatgaactgcctcccactttttaagggaccaaaagtgaCAAGTGACAAGTCATACAACAACTTTATTCTGGATACCACATCTGTCTGGTTTCTGATTTGTCCTACTCCTGGAATGCCCGTGTACTAAAAACTCCTGCAAAGTTAAAGTTAGAACTGTTTTCATAATGGTTCAATATGGTTCAGTGGGTTATTCAATGACAGATTCTTGAGCTTTTATTGAAACTCCCATTTTAACCCCCAATCTTGAATATTAGATTACAATCTTGCTTAAAGTAACACTGGGAAATTGTCATGTTCTTTTCACTACTGAGAGGTATAACTACACATTGGTACTATTTAGTACCTgatatggtatatatatatatatatatatatatatatatatatatatatatatatatatatatatatattaaaaaaggagTGACTGTTTGCACTatgtgtaaatagtatctgccacacaGCACAGCTATGCGCTCAAATAGTCTGATGGAAAAACAGATATTTAAGACAAACTGCACCCCCAAGTATCACTGCAATGACATAGTGTGTAAAAATGGTGTGGATGTCTTCTCTCTTAATATTTCCATTTAAtttttgctatttacacttaCTGACTTAAGCCTGTGTACTACAGTAAATAGACCTAACTGTCTTCCTACCAAAGACCTCTGTAAAGTCAAATATAAACTCAGTAAAAGGTCTTGTTGTGCCAAGAATGAGGCAAAGCCAAAATGTTCTTCTAACTAAATGTCTATGGCACTGAATAAAATCCTTCTCAGTTTCACCCTTATCAATCATAGTTACAAAGACCATGCAGACCTTCGGCATTTATGCACATAAATATCAGCTGTACGACTGTGCAATAATTTTTGTGCCTTTTCATTGTTGGTCCACACTCAAAGACCTAGAGTGAATCTTACCCAATGGTCACTCCACTTTCCCATGATGACTGCAGGACCAAAAGAGCGAGCTGGATTCATACTGGCCCCAGTGTATGGGATCTGGAACACACAGACCAAACATGTTACATTGTTTAAGAAGAGAAGAGATGATTTggctctttaaataaaaaatctgctCTAAAGAGTCTAAAAGGGACAGTTAACCTAAAGATGAATCTTCTGCCATCAGATTTACTCATCATGAGTAAATCACCCTCATAGATGCAAACCCATATTTCTGCTGCAGAACATTAAAGGAGACATTTCAAAGAATGTTTTCCATACTATAGCCGTTGATAGATGACAGATGACTCACTTGAtgagtccatgtgacttgtgagtcatattccaagtcttctcaaGACATAAGGTCTTCATATGAAGTTGTTTTTCAATCTCAAATCTGCATGTATACAGAGCCTAAATCATACAAATGGTGACACATCAATAACATCTTGCtcattttaagctttaaagtgaggcactatcacaTGCTATTGATTGGAAATTAGTGATAAATCATAAAGTCATTCTTTAAAAtcgctccttttgtgttccgtagaagaaagaaagtcagatgggtttgggatgacatgagggtgagtatataataacagaatatacatttttgggtgaactatttctttaagtaatgTTCATAACAATGGCAGGCCTAAATACATTGTGGTTCATGAAGAAGGCATCCTGTCCTCATTTCAACACCCTTAGTAACACAAATTAGATTGCATATAAACACCTCTAAAAATTCTGCTGAGACTATTGGCATGGAGATTATATTATCACTTGGGAGTGTAGCTGGGTTACAGATTCTCCATAGAAAAGTGCAGCACATATAACTAAGCAGATACACGTTCATCTCATGGGGCTAATCTTTATGGGATACAAATCTTCCAACATGGTGTAAAAAATATGCTTGGCAGTGCTGGATGAGCGAAATAAGTATGCAAGTTTCATTGGGCAAACTTGTCCTGAGTATAGATATAGAGGGTCACAATAAATAATGGAAAAtgctatttaatttgttcatactATTTCTTGTTTTTAAAGCAGAGGAAATACTTGGACACTCACAGCGAACAGATGGCCGATGCACACTGAAAGGCCAATAGCCAATGCTGACGAACCTTTGAGATCACTGCGtttgaggtcacaggtggcaaagACGGTGAAGACGAGCTCAAAAGTGATTATGAGTTCAATCACAATTGCATGACCAGAGGAGATTCCAACATTGACCTGCAGAAGGCGAGAGTGAGTCATTTGCATGGTGTGAAGAGTAAACTTTATAGGCTGctctaaaaacaaatgtttttcaatCAAGCCCCCAGCACGGCACATATTAGTTGTCTCGCTAATCTGACACCCAATTCAAGGGTCATTTACAGGCACAGCAATAAACTGATAAATACAAAAAATCATGCTTATTCAAGAAAACAGGAACAGAACAGTTTTGAGAAATAATTTCCCAAAGATTTTGACTGCTACTACTTTTAAGTAGAATAACAGCAGAGAAGTTGAAGCTGTTGTGTGTAGTTTTCtactatcccatcttaatatttagagacattttataaataaaccatttatacgttttttttttttggttcaacactatagagctgtcgttaatgacgTTATGCATGGGGTGGAGTAATAATTTCAGTGGAGATTGAATGGATGTCAAATTATAGCacttttacatggacaccagaaagccgtTTAGCGGCACTGGCATACGCATTTGTCTGCACTGTGTAATTGGCATTCTCTTTGACCCATATACATGCAGCTTTTTAAGTTTCCCCTCTTACATCATACTCTGGGGTTCCCCCGGTGCATTTGATGCATGCGAACATGACCACTCTTTAAAAACATATAAGAACCTTGCTTATGCTTTTACATGTCCACAGAAACCGCCTTTCTGTCAGAAATCTAGGTGTGTTAAATCGCTCTCCCTTAATCGTTTAATTGGCGTAACGTAATGCCGCCGGAATAagctgttttcttaagtgcatgtaaacggggtCTTAAATCTTACAGAATTAAATGCATATATGGAATTAAAGATAAAGAAGCCAAAGCAAAGTCAAATGACGTCAACACCataaactaacaaaaaaacaCCTAATCATTTCGTGAAACACCAAATAATTTAACAGTCAGTAACAATAGATCTTGCGACTATAGCTCGCTAATGAttcttttgggaaacacaccctAGCCTGACACATCAACTTTGACTCAACCAATGTTGTAAGTTTGGGGTGTGGCTATCTGTTAGTTCAGCCTATGGTGGCTGAAAGGTGTATTcagaagctgtttgaaaacattgtttctgcaattctgtttgttggcactagtggtgcaaaaatgacacacttcagctttaatgcttCTAATCGAAtggctatttaaaaataataacgtAACCAGTGCAACTCACAGAAGTCACCCCCAGTCCTCCTCTGACTGCTGCTGGGGTCACCCCATACAAAACTGCCGCCCCCACCACTGCTCCCAGGCACTGTGCCAACAAATAAAACACACCCTTTGCCAGGCTCAGCTTCCGTGTGGCAACCATTGCTGCAGTAACAGCCGGGTTGATATGGGCACCACTGATATGCCCGAAACACTGGATGAGGGTTGCGATGGACAAGCCAAAGCAGAGAGAGATGAGGACAAGGTTGGGGGGTGGAGGGTTCTCCTCTTTTGCTGCCCAGTTGATAGTGGAACCCAGACTGAGTAGCACAAATATTAACATGGCAAGGAACTCCCCAGAAACCGCTTGCCAGAATTCCTGAGTCCAAACTCCCTTGAAAGCAGCCATGACACTGTTATTGCATCCACAAGATGACACACACCTCCTTGATGggacaaaaagagagagaaagagaaacaagTCCATGATCTTTGTGTCTGATTCATACCTTCTTAATGTGTAAGAGACACTGCGAGGGTGAAtccaaaaaatgttttgcactcATTGTCAACTAAAATAAGCAACAAAACGAGGAAAAAACATGTACAGGAGAGTGAAGACTGTACAGGAAGTTCATTTTAAGCTAATTTTattataatggtttttataaaTGACTATTATAGTGTTTAAAAGGACATCATTTATCTCTCTCTGCTTGGTTTTTAAAGTGTCTCTTCATCCAATTAATATGCATGTTCCTTCCAAGTGGAAATTCATCCAATTAGAGAGGCCCAATTTTCTTCCATAGATTCCATAGAGCGCAGGCTCAGAAACATTCCAGTAAGAATCATAAACAAAGTGGATCTATTAATAACCAAGAAACAAGTGGACATCAGTGAAACACATACCGgctaaacaaatatatttatacaaatagaTCAATAAGTGAAACGGTAAACATAGAGGAATCGAATATAGAATATAGGAATAGAATATTTAAACTGTGGATAAATAGTGTTATGGATACTCCCTTACAAAACCACGTTAACCAGTTTTTGCAAACACACATTTACTATATTTACTGTACTTTTAATGAACCTTTGGAAacaactataaaaaaataaataaatcaatagatAAATTCATTAACAAATTGACTGAACGATTATTGAAGCTTCTAATATTTGAAGATGTTCCCATACTAATTAATACAGTAATAGCAATAACGGTTTTTGGGGTCAAACATGGTTGCCACGGTCAATATATTCGATGaaattttctacaaaaaaaataaaaagaaatttatattgaaataattgcCTATAATATAGCCATAATTTTGTGAGAACTCCAATCTTAGAGGTGTAGCCTACTCAACTTTAAACAGTTTGCCGCGCTTATTCGACAACATTCCTTTCAGTTCCCACGCCAGAATAACCCACTACGAATTTATAGAGGCAAATAGACTAAGGACAAACTTACCGAAGAAATCCTCTACTTCTGTTCGGAACCGAGACTTGCGAAAACGACTTTACCATCACTGAGCAAGCATCCTCTTTGTCGGAAAAGCCTACACCTAACAAGGAATCCTGACCACAAGATTGTTTGTGCTGTACGCTTAAGGTAATGATGTGTTTGAGCTACCGCGCGCGCTTCCTCGTGTAATGCATTAGTATGTACGAGTGTCTGGGCGTTCTCAGCATCTCCTCCCTCTGAATCACCCAAACACCATGCGCTTAAGTATGCTCAAAGAAACATAATTAAGATCAAATAAACACGAATAGTAAACAAATCATTATCTGATTGCTGGTGGTGCATTTGCCTGCTTTGCTCACTGAAAACAGCTTATCCCTCCCCTATAGCTTtagtgcaaaataataataataataataattagtattatattagcctattatttgtaattattgtgatttattttttataaagtacaataattacaaataataggctaatataataataataataacgtatATTATAACAGTTTATGTTTAAACTATAGGCAATACTAATAAtaagtattgttattattatggctACACACCCAGATATTTGATATCACAGAAATCCCAGGAATTTTTaatgaatgaagaaataaacaaaaatgtatgtccactgTAGCACAGATCATGACCAGAACTGGAGGCTGAACTTGTCTACATAGTTAACATGACATTTCATATGATGACACTCCACGTGatatttatatataacatttacatatttatctcTGATTTATGGGGGACTTCTGAATGTCTGAAACTCTCACATTATCAGTgagctataaataaataaatataaaggaaTATATAGGAATGCTATTTTAGACCAAGTGCAGACCAAGTACATCCCGTCGCCTTTCCTGCACATCTCTTAAAAGTATGCATAAAGTTGGAACATGTTAGCGACCGTGGAAGTGACCACTTTCCTCTTGAACTTACCTGAATGGGTTCAGGGCTCCGCACCTTGTCATGCCTTCTTCAGACTGACCAGCACCTCAGCGTCCGCCTCTCTCTTAATGTCGTGACCGGCTCTTTATGGTCGAATCAGAACAAGCAGAGACCAGAGTGCAACCAAGAGAGCATGTTCACCGGTGGTACAACTGATCTGAAACATACAGCACTAAACCAGAGCAACATCTCACGCCTCATCCCTCATTCTGTCACACACAGCAATACGCTGTATTATTAGCTGTTGACACAAATTCTTATACTATTTGGTTAAAAACTTTGTTATAATGTTCCATTTCATGAACTTTTATCCTTTTCAGTTCAAAGCAGTTTTCTCCTAAACTAAAGCAAATAGACTGCAAGGCAGAACATTGTGTTGCGATATGACATACCGGAGAAGAATAAAGTAAGTGAATTACTAATCCTGACTCACACCATCTCATCTAATATGCTACAATATAATAGTTTTAGATTAGCTTTTTAGACTTTGTAATCAAAGTTGTAAAGAAACAACAAGAAATTTTAATTGCAGATCTTTCAACAACAATCAAAGATTGGTCCAAGGTCACATAAGGCCACTCCTAAAAAGATTAGTTGGAGTGAAGTTTTAACACCAGTCTTTCAGCTGTAACCCTTTTCATTACAATAGAATTGGTGCTTGAGAATTGAGAGTAGTTGCAGCTGTTTCcccataatttgttttaatgtgttgACATCAGCCTCTCCGTTGACTCTGAGGCATGTAATCATATGTAATTGTCACTGCACTCCCATCCAATCACAGTATATAGTCTATTACAATATGAAATATCattgtaaattattataattttttaaaaattgccTTTAGGCAGACCCGTTTTTGGTGGTCCACCCTAAACAATAAATTCTGCCAATGCTCCTTCTCTGGCTAGCAGGATTTTGATTTAGCCTTTAAGGCACCGGCGCAGTCCAGTGTTGTTGATGATGCATGGGAGGTTCCCCTAATGCCTTGTGCGGTAGGGCAGGCTATGTATTGCAGATTGGAGATGTGTCCCCTGAGGATGAGAAAAAGCTCATAGATTTGTTTCTTGTGCCTAGAGTCAGTTTTAACCACTTTACTGTGCAGAGTTCAGACACAAAGCAACAGTCCATTTCCAACCTCAGCACATCAGAGTGCTGTAACCTCTTAAAGAGCCACAGTCTGTAGCAGACACTGCTGTTTCTCTGCTGGGGGAATAAAGAATACCTACTGATAAAGAATGCCTATTCATAAATCATTCTGTCAAGACCATTCAGAGTGAAAATGTTCTTGTGTTAAAAAAGCTAGATACAATCCAATGAATAGAACAGAAAACAGATCATTTTTAGAAGCTGAAGCCATTTTTAACTTGATACTGCAAAAagaccatcaaaacaaacaaacaatatatatatatatatatatatatatatatagatagatatagatatatattgaatataaataagagaaataactatttaaaaccaGTTGTTCCTTCCTTTGTCTTAATGGGTGCCATATGGGAAAAACCAGTTGTGACCTACACCTTCGGACTTTCTGGATGTTACgcagctttaaatgtttttcttttgtacaTATATAAATCAAATCTAACCTAAAAATACTTCACATTTTCTCCAATTTAGCCCCTAACACCATACTGTTCTCTTTCTACCCCACCTGTTTCACTGGGTACTGCATCTTTCccacaaatcacattcacatgcacatgttcacacacacaaacacacacatagagagtATTTCTTTAACAGTTTTGAACTGgtaatatgtaataaataaatatactaacACAATTTTGTTTATgaaagggtacaatggggctaaaacCACTCAAATTCCAGACTAAAGGCCTGGTCACACCAAATCCGTGATGATTTTGAGAGACGAACGTCTGACAGATGGTCTATTCACACAGAGTCCGgaaaaacatgaaattaaaaactATTTCACTCCTGTACAGTAGGCGGCGCTGTTGAAGAGCTGTTGTTATACCAGTCTCCTGTTCGCACCCATCAGCTGTTAGAGATTAATATACtgaatgctgttaaagcattatttaccttatctggcataactgtttcattatgatctttccatataaaagaaaattatgACTCACTgccttttatttataaaaatgattGCAGTACTtttgatcttctcagctgtcctcactatcctctgcagggctttgcggtctgaaacggtgcaagtccaaaaccaggcagtgatgcagctgctcaggatgctctcaatagtacctctatagaatgtagtgaggatggggggtgggagatgtgctttcctcagccttcgaagaaagtagagacgctgctgggccttcttggtgatagagctgttgagggaccaggtgaggttctccgccaggtgaacaccaaggaatttggtgctcttgacgatctccacaggagatcgtcgatgttcagcggagtgtgttcaccttgtgctctcctaaagtcaacaaccatctcttttgttttgtcgacattcagggacaggttgttggctctacaccagtccgttagccgctgcacctcctctctgtatgctgactcgtcgttcttgctgatgagacccaccacggtcgtgtcatctgcgaacttgacgatgtggttcgagctgtgcattgctgcacagtcgtgagtcagcagagtgaacagcagtggactgagcacacagccaaggggggccccagtgctcagtgtgatggtggtggagatgccgttcccgatccggactgactgaagTCTCCcaatcaggaagtccaggatccagttgcagagggaggtgtccaggcccagcaggttcagctttccaatcaggtgctgaggaatgattgtgttgaatgctggctgaaatctatgaacagcattcgaacatatgagtcctttttgtctaggtggatgagggccagatggagggttgtggcaatggcgtcgtccgttgaacggtttggacgatacacaaactgcagtgggtctagtgaggggggcagctggatcttaatgtgcctcatgactagcctctcgaagcacttatTGTACAAAAGCTTGTTCTGAATGAACTTTCACACCGAAAAAATGGGTTTGGTGTGAACATGCCTTAACAGATtatttttaaataccaatataacagaacatGAAATATTAACAAATCACctattctcatcttgctcaaaaatgcttaaaaataatacttaatttcaatatttgttcaccccatccagtCCCATACAAaaaatgctgggaaatggaaatcccctgctaAGTTTCATAAATGCAACAAAGATAATTGTAGTCCAAATTAAAATAGTGTCACAGTGAAGTAGCACACAGAAGATAGATGATCACAAATGCAAGGATATTTATTAACTGAAGTTAAAAAATAGTAAATAAGAACTGACAAAACTAGCATGCATGAAACTAATGTCTCTAGAAAAGGCTGGTGAGGACTTGAGCTTGTCAACGATGAGACTAGACAATGAACAATATAACCTAAGTGTAATAATGTAAGTGTAATATGGAACTATAGGGGAAGCTGAAGGCGATAGCTGACTGGGTTCATTTGTTGTGTAAGGTATTATGGACTTATCTTTTTTGAAAGGAGTCAGAGACAAAATTACCTTGGTGGATAGCCACACTTTCTGGCCAGGTTGGTAAACAGGTGGATCAGAACATCAAGTGTCAGCCTGCTTTTTTTGGCAACTAACTGCTTGCTAAAGATGTGTGTGAGCAACATTCCACATCCTCTAGCTTGTTCTGTACCTCTGAGGGCTCTCTAGACCAAGGGAACAAAGGGGGTTGCAAACCAAGAATACACCAAAAGGGGGTGAGACCTGTGGAAGGATGGCGCAAGAAATTCTGTGCGTATTCCGCCCAGGGGAGAAAGCGACTCCACTCTTGCTGGTTCTTTCTACAGTAGGTTCTAAGGAACCAACCTATCTCCTGGATTTTACATTACATCTGCTCATTGTCTGGGGGTAGTAACCTGAGGAGAGGCTGATGGAGATACCCAGGATATTGAAGAAAACATTCCATATTCGTGATGTAAACTGGGGACCTCTGTCTGACACTATGTCCTCTGGGAGACCATAGTTACGGAAGATATGTTGTAAAAGTGTCTCTGCATTTTCTAGTGCGGTGGGGAGCCTTTTAAGAAGAACCAGTCAACAGGCCTTGGAGAATTAATCCACTGCCACTAGAATGCAAGTATGGCCCCCGGAAGGTGGAAGGTCAGTGATAAAATCCACCCCACTTGGGACAACAGTCTTCGAGGCATCAGTAAGGGCTGAAGTTACAGGCTGTGAGATGGTGAGGCACTTTAGATGTTGCGGAGTCTGGGCTAACACGCAAATATTTGTTGACATCACAAATGAGATGGGGCCACCAATAATTTTTATGGACTAGAGAGATCGTCTGTGATGTGCCTGGGTGCCCTGACGCTAAAGTGGAGTGAAGCCAGTCAAAGAGTTTATGGCATAGGGAAGCGGGAACATATATGCGTTCTGGTAGGCAGGCCCAGGAGCAGGTTCAGTGGCGGTAGCTTGGGCAATTTGTATGGGACTCACCA
This window encodes:
- the aqp4 gene encoding aquaporin-4 isoform X2; translation: MTRCGALNPFRRCVSSCGCNNSVMAAFKGVWTQEFWQAVSGEFLAMLIFVLLSLGSTINWAAKEENPPPPNLVLISLCFGLSIATLIQCFGHISGAHINPAVTAAMVATRKLSLAKGVFYLLAQCLGAVVGAAVLYGVTPAAVRGGLGVTSVNVGISSGHAIVIELIITFELVFTVFATCDLKRSDLKGSSALAIGLSVCIGHLFAIPYTGASMNPARSFGPAVIMGKWSDHWVYWVGPLIGGVLAATVYEYLFCPDPDLKHHYAKVLSKGPFQIDQYRVADTDAFPNDQAQLMVKQATIRVLDMERAEKKERESAGEVLSSV
- the aqp4 gene encoding aquaporin-4 isoform X3; the protein is MAAFKGVWTQEFWQAVSGEFLAMLIFVLLSLGSTINWAAKEENPPPPNLVLISLCFGLSIATLIQCFGHISGAHINPAVTAAMVATRKLSLAKGVFYLLAQCLGAVVGAAVLYGVTPAAVRGGLGVTSVNVGISSGHAIVIELIITFELVFTVFATCDLKRSDLKGSSALAIGLSVCIGHLFAIPYTGASMNPARSFGPAVIMGKWSDHWVYWVGPLIGGVLAATVYEYLFCPDPDLKHHYAKVLSKGPFQIDQYRVADTDAFPNDQAQLMVKQATIRVLDMERAEKKERESAGEVLSSV
- the aqp4 gene encoding aquaporin-4 isoform X1 yields the protein MVKSFSQVSVPNRSRGFLRRCVSSCGCNNSVMAAFKGVWTQEFWQAVSGEFLAMLIFVLLSLGSTINWAAKEENPPPPNLVLISLCFGLSIATLIQCFGHISGAHINPAVTAAMVATRKLSLAKGVFYLLAQCLGAVVGAAVLYGVTPAAVRGGLGVTSVNVGISSGHAIVIELIITFELVFTVFATCDLKRSDLKGSSALAIGLSVCIGHLFAIPYTGASMNPARSFGPAVIMGKWSDHWVYWVGPLIGGVLAATVYEYLFCPDPDLKHHYAKVLSKGPFQIDQYRVADTDAFPNDQAQLMVKQATIRVLDMERAEKKERESAGEVLSSV